One genomic segment of Balneolaceae bacterium includes these proteins:
- a CDS encoding glycoside hydrolase family 3 N-terminal domain-containing protein translates to MIKKVFKGIGILLLAIIILITVLAGYFYFSQTGKINAAMEKAGPPVNTLTIDGKTFRDLNKNAELDPYEDHRLSVNERVEDLLAQMTVEEKAGLMFHSPAAVGSDGDFAGVFNIMNFLPLEEALLDKQMNFFNLFAVPEAALLAEWQNKVQELAERTRLGIPVTISSDPRHTTMKLATVGFNIEGFSKWTEPIGLAAIGDSAFVHKFGEIAAQEYRAVGIHTALHPMPDLATDPRWARISGTFGEDADLSAKLTAAYVHGFQGDSLTSSSVSTMTKHFPGGGPQEDGWDAHFRFGKDQVYPGNNFDYHLIPFEAAIEVGTSQIMPYYGVPVGQTSEEVGFAFNKEIITDLLQDSLRYEGIVCTDWGLINTTTILGYPIENIIPFAGTKNYGVEDLAPVLRVKKALDAGVDQFGGESTPELVVQLVKEGSIPESRLDLSVRKLLALKFRLGLFDDPYVDVEMVNERTGTDEAMQMGYESQLRSQVLLTNNKVNGQSILPLQQGTKIYIENLDSEVASEYGQVVETVEEADVAILNLEAPKDPDIGSFAGMSLFPMGRLYYTDEELAPVMEIIHQKPTVITTYLSRPAVIPELADSASAILANFGSSNEAIFDLLFGEFNPTGKLPFEMPSSWEAVLNQKEDVPFDSEDPLFPFGYGLSYK, encoded by the coding sequence ATGATAAAAAAAGTATTCAAGGGAATTGGTATTCTATTACTGGCAATCATCATATTAATTACCGTTCTGGCTGGATATTTCTATTTCAGTCAGACGGGTAAAATTAATGCAGCGATGGAAAAAGCCGGTCCACCTGTCAATACGCTTACTATTGATGGGAAGACTTTTCGGGACCTGAACAAGAATGCTGAACTGGACCCCTATGAAGATCACCGACTCTCCGTAAATGAACGGGTCGAAGATCTGCTGGCACAGATGACAGTGGAAGAAAAAGCCGGTTTGATGTTTCACAGTCCGGCAGCCGTCGGCTCGGACGGAGATTTTGCGGGTGTATTCAATATCATGAATTTTTTACCGCTGGAAGAAGCATTGCTTGATAAGCAGATGAACTTCTTTAACCTGTTTGCAGTGCCGGAGGCTGCCCTTCTTGCCGAGTGGCAAAACAAGGTTCAGGAACTTGCCGAGAGAACGCGTTTGGGAATTCCGGTTACTATCAGCTCAGATCCCCGCCACACCACGATGAAATTGGCGACCGTTGGTTTCAATATCGAGGGTTTTTCGAAATGGACGGAACCGATTGGCCTTGCTGCAATTGGCGATTCTGCGTTCGTTCACAAGTTTGGCGAAATTGCCGCGCAGGAATATCGGGCGGTTGGGATTCACACAGCACTTCATCCGATGCCTGATTTGGCTACCGATCCACGATGGGCCCGAATCAGCGGAACTTTTGGGGAGGACGCCGATCTTTCCGCCAAACTTACCGCTGCGTATGTGCATGGTTTCCAGGGAGATTCTCTCACATCAAGCAGCGTATCCACCATGACCAAGCATTTTCCGGGAGGCGGACCGCAGGAAGACGGCTGGGATGCCCATTTTCGATTCGGCAAAGACCAGGTGTACCCTGGCAATAACTTTGATTATCACCTGATTCCGTTTGAAGCAGCCATAGAGGTTGGCACCTCACAAATCATGCCTTACTATGGAGTTCCGGTTGGTCAAACCAGCGAAGAGGTTGGATTTGCATTCAATAAGGAGATCATTACGGATTTACTTCAGGATTCTCTGCGGTATGAGGGTATTGTTTGTACCGACTGGGGATTGATTAACACAACGACAATCCTGGGATATCCTATTGAGAATATTATTCCGTTTGCAGGCACAAAAAATTACGGCGTTGAAGATCTGGCGCCGGTCCTTCGGGTGAAAAAAGCACTGGATGCAGGGGTTGACCAGTTTGGAGGAGAATCCACTCCGGAATTGGTGGTGCAGCTTGTTAAAGAGGGCAGTATTCCCGAATCACGACTTGATCTATCTGTTCGAAAACTGCTTGCACTGAAATTCAGGTTAGGGTTGTTTGATGATCCGTATGTAGATGTTGAAATGGTTAACGAACGGACCGGTACAGATGAAGCAATGCAAATGGGATATGAGTCTCAATTGCGGTCGCAAGTACTTTTGACCAATAACAAAGTGAACGGCCAGTCGATTTTGCCGCTCCAACAGGGAACAAAGATTTACATTGAAAATTTAGATTCTGAGGTTGCTTCTGAATATGGACAAGTTGTTGAAACGGTTGAGGAAGCGGATGTAGCTATCCTGAACCTGGAAGCCCCCAAAGACCCCGATATAGGAAGTTTTGCAGGGATGAGCCTTTTCCCGATGGGACGTTTATACTACACCGATGAGGAACTGGCACCCGTGATGGAGATCATTCATCAGAAGCCGACGGTGATTACAACCTACCTCTCGAGACCGGCTGTGATACCTGAACTGGCCGATTCGGCATCAGCCATTCTTGCAAATTTTGGATCCAGCAATGAAGCTATTTTTGATCTTCTCTTCGGTGAGTTCAATCCAACGGGTAAACTACCGTTTGAAATGCCGTCATCATGGGAAGCTGTATTGAATCAGAAAGAAGATGTTCCGTTTGATTCGGAAGATCCGCTCTTTCCATTTGGGTATGGATTGAGTTATAAATGA
- a CDS encoding SDR family NAD(P)-dependent oxidoreductase, translated as MPRIFITGSTAGLGQLAAKSLIQQGHEVVLHARNKKRAEDTMDNVPNAEGVATGDLSNIEETKKLAKDVNDLGRFDAVIHNAGVYRTDQQTIMTVNTLAPYILTCLIQKPKRLIYLSSGMHKHGNPSLRQNKIGKRGPLL; from the coding sequence ATGCCACGAATATTTATCACCGGCTCAACCGCCGGACTCGGACAACTGGCAGCAAAATCCCTGATCCAACAGGGACACGAAGTTGTCCTGCATGCCCGAAATAAAAAACGAGCAGAAGATACAATGGATAATGTACCTAATGCTGAAGGTGTTGCAACCGGTGATCTTTCAAATATTGAAGAGACAAAAAAGCTGGCCAAAGATGTTAATGATTTGGGTCGGTTTGATGCGGTCATTCACAACGCCGGAGTGTATCGGACGGATCAACAGACGATTATGACTGTAAACACATTGGCACCATACATCCTGACCTGCCTGATTCAGAAACCAAAACGACTCATTTACCTGAGTTCTGGTATGCATAAGCATGGAAATCCTTCACTTAGACAGAATAAAATCGGGAAAAGGGGTCCCTTACTCTGA
- a CDS encoding DoxX family protein — translation MFRKLNSPRLNEIVSPDLAILLLRIGTACLVMTHGIPKLLKIINGDFSFGDPLGLGSAVSLLLATFAEVICAIFVLIGLWTRLATIPLIFTFVVIVFIVYAGDPFGDKELPLFFLIAFLSLFLTGAGKYSIDAKINDGLK, via the coding sequence ATGTTTAGAAAACTAAACTCTCCTCGTTTAAACGAAATTGTGAGTCCGGATCTGGCTATCCTGCTTCTAAGAATTGGAACTGCCTGTCTGGTTATGACTCATGGAATTCCAAAACTTTTAAAGATCATTAATGGTGATTTTAGCTTTGGTGATCCACTTGGACTTGGATCTGCGGTTTCTCTGTTATTAGCAACATTTGCTGAGGTAATATGTGCCATCTTTGTACTGATTGGATTATGGACACGGTTGGCGACTATTCCGCTAATATTTACTTTTGTAGTAATCGTATTTATTGTTTACGCCGGTGATCCATTTGGGGATAAGGAGTTGCCCTTGTTCTTTCTGATAGCATTTTTATCACTGTTTTTGACAGGTGCCGGTAAATACTCAATCGATGCAAAAATCAACGATGGATTAAAATAA
- a CDS encoding DUF5916 domain-containing protein: protein MRRIKNNLFINKISLCISLAVILLFSSQSLAQEKTSVNAHQIESSVSIDGRLDEEAWNQAEIATDFRQFSPDEGEVSTQNTEVRILYGDGGIYVGAMLHDDNPSEIERALGRRDDYNRADWFIVSFDSRYNRQNAFTFGINAAGIQYDGIRSSGGFGGGPGIPGVDESWDAVWYSDVSVTNEGWIVEMQIPYSMLRFSETDVQTWGIHFTRNIPRLGEVTEWPLVPRVERDNLIAQFGLLQNIRNVEPKPNIQVRPYMVSGFNSGENPTDPGEVATDTNIDVGGDIKVGLGPNVTLDATINPDFGQVEADPAVLNLTAFETFFQEQRPFFVEGIEIYEFSVGRGELLYTRRIGAEDPIIGATKLSGRTEKGLSFGVLGAMTGDEFDPSRNYGVARASQQIGDFSTIGGILTFYDSPFRGGDGRRRTYSGGTDWDLRFADNNYGIDGYASFTHRRLTANDETETGFAGKLFTEKRQGAWRGFVGAEVFSDDFNPNDLGQLRQNNYIVAIGRIEHQINGGRPFGAFQQADLDAFITQSVSYDEGLDLGLGLRTGSNWTFKSFQSIGADVNVDKIFGGYDLFETRGLGPYAQPFSAEFEFEFETDERRPWQLSPEAAWTYHDDGGNEYALGLRGNWNVGSRLDLFANVEGEWERAVTAWTSNESFRRSGSDWFIGETSAPPSRLSNDEYRSFDDGGELSPILSSKEPFGDNAYYVPVFGERDTRSIDFTFRSTVTFTQNLSLQIYNQLFLARGKYENFKILQDRDNLADFSSYPKRDEFSFNSFLSNMVIRWEYRPGSTIFLVWSHGRNFSDELNPLSPYGSSPYDRPIGTQINDTFDILPDNSILLKINYTFLY, encoded by the coding sequence ATGAGAAGAATCAAAAATAATTTGTTTATCAACAAAATAAGTCTCTGCATCTCGCTCGCCGTTATTCTGCTGTTTTCAAGCCAATCTCTGGCACAAGAAAAAACAAGTGTAAATGCACATCAAATAGAATCATCTGTCAGTATTGACGGCAGGCTCGATGAAGAAGCATGGAATCAGGCTGAAATTGCAACGGATTTCAGGCAATTCAGTCCTGATGAAGGTGAAGTATCAACCCAAAACACAGAAGTTCGTATCCTTTATGGAGATGGTGGTATTTATGTTGGAGCCATGCTGCATGATGATAATCCCTCTGAAATTGAACGTGCTTTGGGAAGGCGGGATGACTACAACCGTGCCGATTGGTTTATTGTTTCGTTTGATTCGCGTTACAATCGCCAAAATGCTTTTACTTTTGGAATAAATGCAGCAGGAATTCAATATGATGGTATACGAAGCTCAGGTGGTTTTGGGGGAGGCCCCGGTATTCCGGGTGTTGACGAGTCCTGGGATGCAGTTTGGTATTCTGATGTGAGTGTGACGAATGAAGGGTGGATTGTTGAAATGCAGATTCCATACAGCATGCTTCGATTCTCGGAAACGGATGTTCAAACCTGGGGAATTCATTTCACCAGGAATATACCGAGGCTTGGGGAGGTTACAGAGTGGCCGTTGGTTCCAAGGGTTGAGAGAGATAATCTGATTGCTCAATTTGGGCTTCTGCAAAACATTAGAAATGTAGAACCAAAGCCAAATATCCAGGTTCGTCCATATATGGTAAGTGGATTTAATTCCGGAGAAAATCCAACGGATCCCGGAGAAGTGGCAACGGATACAAATATAGATGTTGGTGGTGATATTAAAGTTGGTTTAGGCCCAAATGTCACACTTGATGCAACGATTAATCCTGATTTTGGGCAGGTGGAGGCCGATCCGGCTGTTTTAAATCTCACGGCGTTTGAAACATTTTTCCAGGAGCAGCGACCGTTTTTTGTAGAAGGTATTGAAATCTATGAATTTTCTGTTGGCCGTGGTGAACTCCTGTATACCCGAAGAATTGGAGCTGAAGATCCCATTATTGGTGCTACAAAACTTTCCGGCCGAACCGAAAAAGGCCTCTCGTTTGGTGTACTTGGAGCGATGACCGGGGATGAGTTTGATCCCTCCAGGAATTACGGTGTAGCTCGTGCAAGCCAACAGATCGGAGATTTCTCAACGATTGGAGGTATTTTAACATTCTATGACAGTCCTTTTCGTGGAGGAGATGGCAGACGCAGAACATATTCCGGCGGAACAGATTGGGATCTTCGATTCGCTGACAACAACTATGGAATTGACGGATATGCTTCATTCACTCACAGGAGATTGACTGCAAATGATGAAACCGAAACTGGTTTTGCAGGTAAGTTATTCACTGAAAAACGCCAGGGTGCGTGGCGGGGATTTGTTGGTGCGGAAGTGTTTAGTGACGACTTTAATCCAAATGATCTTGGTCAATTACGGCAAAATAATTACATAGTAGCGATAGGCAGGATAGAACACCAAATCAATGGTGGCCGCCCGTTTGGAGCTTTTCAACAAGCGGATCTTGATGCCTTTATTACACAATCAGTTTCATATGATGAAGGCCTGGATCTTGGTTTGGGATTAAGAACCGGATCAAACTGGACGTTTAAATCGTTTCAGTCCATTGGGGCAGATGTTAATGTCGATAAAATCTTCGGTGGTTATGATCTTTTTGAAACACGTGGATTAGGCCCTTATGCCCAGCCATTTAGTGCTGAATTTGAATTTGAATTTGAAACAGATGAGAGAAGGCCCTGGCAACTCTCGCCGGAAGCTGCATGGACATACCATGATGATGGGGGCAATGAATATGCCCTTGGATTGCGGGGAAACTGGAATGTAGGTTCGAGGTTGGATCTGTTTGCAAATGTAGAGGGAGAATGGGAAAGAGCCGTTACTGCCTGGACATCAAATGAATCTTTTCGACGAAGTGGATCAGATTGGTTCATTGGGGAAACATCTGCACCACCATCCAGGTTGAGTAATGATGAATATCGCTCATTTGATGACGGAGGAGAGCTCAGCCCGATTTTATCAAGTAAAGAGCCTTTTGGTGATAATGCATACTATGTTCCGGTGTTTGGGGAAAGAGATACCCGATCCATTGATTTCACATTCAGAAGTACGGTAACATTTACGCAAAATTTGTCACTTCAAATCTACAACCAGCTTTTTCTTGCAAGAGGTAAATACGAAAATTTCAAGATACTGCAAGATCGGGACAATCTTGCTGATTTCAGCTCCTATCCAAAGCGGGATGAGTTTTCATTCAATAGTTTTCTCTCAAATATGGTCATACGCTGGGAATATCGTCCCGGTTCAACCATCTTTCTGGTATGGTCTCATGGAAGGAATTTCTCGGATGAACTCAATCCTCTTTCCCCCTATGGCTCCTCTCCATACGACCGGCCGATTGGAACTCAAATCAATGATACATTCGATATTCTTCCTGATAATTCAATTTTGCTTAAAATCAACTATACGTTCCTTTATTAG
- a CDS encoding HEAT repeat domain-containing protein produces the protein MEDTSGDAIADQSQLYISDFNNEVTDVAGGLTTFKNNAFLGVGPDLWRIRDTDNDGMADEKESLSHGYNVHIGFGGHGMSGVKVGPDGRIYWGIGDIGFNVVDKEGNRHKYPNRGAILRSDPDGSNFEVFATGVRNTHEFDFDKYGNLISVDNDGDHPGEHERLVYLINGSDSGWRINWQFGKYRDPKNNEYKVWMDEEYFQPRFENQSAHILPPIAPYHAGPAGFAYNPGTALSEEWKEHFFVMSFRGSIANSPIYGFTLEESGAGFELKTDEEVLTGILAVGLDFGPDGALYMTDWRDGWDRNGEGRIWKLDAPADANSDIRLETKNLIADDFTQKSENELTSLLAHQDMRVRQKAQFELVDRGANDLLLGAIESNDNQLARIHGIWGLAQLGRENIEAVEPLVQFLDDEDAEIRAQVAKMLGDVRYEPAADAILPLLSDEDARARMFAAEALGRIGYEDAVAPIVDMLEVNNDEDVYLRHAGAVALARIGDTEAVNDLEDHPSRAVRIAAVVALKRMGDPGVAQFLDDEDEFIVTNAARAISDDAYIEEAIPALAQLLDQTNFTNEPLLRRIINANVYSGTAEDAQRLAQFSLRDDIPVELRVEALNTLEYWDNPSIFDRVTGRYRGEISNSQNDAQEAIAGVMETHLSNGEESIKVATLTAIGQLQLSEATEQILMLAEDDPSSQVRTTALQTLSDLDYRQLDDALAKAIEDSNQEVRMQAISLLVDSDFPSETKVALFTTVLEEGTTAEKKEAYEALSRLNSSGAEKLLLNEMELLMTGELNREIHLDLILAVENSDSGQLQQALEEYNAEKPDDLLAEYRETMYGGNAQNGSRIFYSDVSAQCIRCHMIGDYGSDVGPPLTTVGERLAREELLLSMIDPSAQPASEYSPVTVTKKQWRNSPRSFSRRNRFRFDVVSAE, from the coding sequence GTGGAAGATACCTCAGGTGATGCAATAGCAGATCAGTCTCAGCTTTATATAAGTGATTTTAATAACGAAGTAACCGACGTGGCCGGAGGACTTACAACATTCAAGAATAATGCGTTCTTGGGTGTTGGCCCTGATCTTTGGAGAATTCGCGATACGGATAATGACGGAATGGCTGATGAAAAAGAGTCCCTAAGCCATGGTTATAACGTACATATTGGTTTTGGTGGCCACGGAATGTCTGGCGTAAAAGTGGGACCCGATGGACGAATTTACTGGGGAATCGGGGATATCGGATTTAATGTAGTGGATAAAGAGGGCAATCGTCATAAGTATCCAAACCGCGGCGCGATTCTTCGGTCTGATCCGGACGGCAGCAATTTTGAAGTGTTTGCCACGGGGGTTCGAAATACCCACGAATTCGATTTTGACAAATATGGAAATCTTATTTCGGTTGATAATGACGGCGACCATCCCGGCGAGCACGAACGATTGGTTTATTTGATTAACGGTTCCGACAGCGGGTGGCGCATCAATTGGCAGTTTGGCAAGTATCGTGATCCAAAAAATAACGAGTATAAAGTGTGGATGGATGAGGAGTATTTTCAGCCCCGGTTTGAGAATCAATCCGCTCACATTTTACCTCCGATTGCTCCATATCATGCCGGTCCCGCGGGATTTGCTTACAATCCCGGAACCGCACTCAGCGAGGAGTGGAAAGAACACTTTTTTGTGATGTCCTTCCGTGGATCGATTGCCAATTCACCCATTTATGGATTTACACTGGAGGAAAGCGGGGCCGGATTTGAACTCAAAACGGATGAGGAAGTGCTGACCGGAATCTTAGCTGTTGGACTGGATTTTGGTCCCGATGGCGCTCTCTACATGACTGACTGGCGAGACGGATGGGATCGAAACGGTGAAGGGCGCATCTGGAAACTCGATGCTCCAGCCGATGCAAATTCTGATATTCGCCTCGAAACCAAGAACCTGATTGCTGATGATTTCACTCAAAAATCAGAAAATGAATTAACCTCACTGCTTGCACATCAGGACATGCGTGTCCGCCAAAAAGCCCAGTTCGAACTTGTAGACAGAGGCGCGAACGATCTCCTGCTTGGGGCAATCGAATCTAACGACAATCAACTTGCAAGAATTCACGGCATTTGGGGGCTAGCACAACTCGGACGGGAAAACATCGAAGCTGTAGAACCTCTGGTTCAGTTTTTGGATGACGAAGATGCGGAAATAAGAGCCCAGGTTGCTAAAATGCTGGGCGATGTTCGATATGAACCGGCGGCCGATGCGATCCTTCCTCTTTTATCGGATGAAGATGCCCGCGCTCGAATGTTTGCCGCCGAAGCTCTCGGAAGAATCGGGTATGAAGATGCCGTGGCTCCAATCGTTGATATGCTGGAAGTCAATAACGATGAAGACGTTTACCTTCGCCACGCCGGTGCTGTTGCCCTGGCACGAATCGGGGATACGGAAGCTGTAAACGATTTAGAAGACCATCCCTCAAGAGCCGTTCGTATTGCGGCCGTTGTAGCATTGAAGCGGATGGGAGATCCCGGTGTTGCCCAATTTTTGGATGATGAGGATGAATTTATCGTAACAAATGCCGCCAGAGCCATCTCCGATGACGCGTATATTGAAGAGGCCATTCCGGCTCTCGCTCAGCTTTTAGATCAAACAAATTTCACCAATGAACCCCTGCTGAGGCGTATCATCAATGCCAATGTGTACAGCGGAACTGCTGAGGATGCCCAACGGCTTGCTCAATTTTCACTGCGGGATGATATTCCGGTTGAATTAAGAGTTGAGGCTTTGAATACACTTGAATACTGGGATAATCCTTCCATATTCGACCGGGTTACCGGACGCTATCGCGGAGAGATCAGTAATAGTCAAAATGATGCGCAGGAAGCGATTGCCGGTGTGATGGAAACACATCTTTCGAATGGAGAGGAGAGCATCAAAGTGGCAACTCTCACTGCAATCGGCCAACTTCAACTTTCAGAAGCGACTGAACAAATATTAATGCTGGCTGAGGATGATCCTTCATCGCAGGTCCGAACTACGGCACTACAAACACTCTCTGACCTGGACTATCGGCAACTGGATGATGCGCTTGCGAAAGCTATTGAAGATTCAAATCAGGAAGTTCGTATGCAAGCAATCAGCCTCCTGGTGGATTCCGATTTTCCATCCGAAACGAAAGTTGCTCTTTTTACAACCGTTCTTGAAGAGGGGACTACAGCTGAGAAAAAAGAGGCGTACGAAGCGTTGTCCAGGCTGAATTCTTCCGGTGCCGAAAAACTGCTGTTGAACGAAATGGAGCTGCTGATGACCGGTGAACTTAATCGCGAAATCCACCTCGATCTGATTTTGGCTGTGGAAAACAGCGATTCCGGTCAACTTCAACAAGCACTTGAGGAATACAATGCTGAAAAACCGGATGATCTTCTTGCTGAGTATCGGGAAACCATGTATGGAGGAAACGCCCAAAACGGCTCAAGAATTTTCTATTCGGATGTTTCCGCGCAGTGCATCCGCTGCCACATGATCGGTGATTACGGTTCAGATGTGGGGCCGCCTCTGACGACCGTCGGGGAAAGATTAGCCAGAGAAGAGCTGCTTCTTTCTATGATCGATCCATCCGCTCAGCCCGCATCGGAATATTCGCCTGTGACTGTTACTAAAAAGCAGTGGCGAAACAGTCCGCGGAGTTTTTCTCGAAGAAACAGATTCCGCTTTGACGTTGTCTCAGCAGAATGA
- a CDS encoding DUF1080 domain-containing protein, whose protein sequence is MKNLLIQTGITLAGILFLSFINTTAVHSQTKTAPVTQEQNWVPLFNGENLDGWTPKFAGHNLGENYKNTFRVEDGLLKVSYDEYETFDGKFGHLFYEQPYSNYRIRLEYRFVGEQIPGAPDWAWRNNGIKFHSQPPETMSLDQQSPVSIEVQLLGGNGTDERPTANICSMGTHIVMDGELITPHCTESSSKTYHGDQWVTVEAEVHGGEIIHHYVNGEKVLSYSAPQYDTSDELTEHLIPEEGSMIISGGYIALQAESHPTHFRNIEILPLGD, encoded by the coding sequence TTGAAAAATCTTTTGATTCAAACAGGTATTACTCTTGCGGGAATATTGTTTCTCAGTTTTATTAATACGACGGCAGTTCATTCACAAACCAAAACCGCCCCCGTTACACAAGAGCAGAACTGGGTTCCGCTTTTCAATGGTGAAAATCTGGATGGCTGGACTCCAAAGTTCGCCGGTCACAATCTCGGCGAAAATTACAAGAATACATTCCGGGTTGAAGACGGACTTCTCAAAGTTTCTTATGATGAATATGAAACATTCGATGGCAAGTTTGGTCACCTTTTCTACGAGCAGCCTTATTCAAACTACAGGATCCGACTCGAATATCGATTTGTAGGAGAGCAGATTCCCGGCGCCCCCGATTGGGCCTGGCGAAATAACGGTATCAAGTTTCACTCTCAGCCGCCGGAAACAATGAGTCTTGATCAGCAATCTCCGGTTTCTATTGAAGTTCAATTACTTGGTGGGAATGGAACTGACGAGCGCCCCACCGCTAACATCTGTTCGATGGGAACACACATCGTGATGGACGGCGAGCTTATCACCCCACACTGCACCGAATCGAGTTCAAAAACCTATCACGGCGATCAATGGGTAACTGTTGAGGCTGAAGTTCACGGCGGAGAGATCATTCACCACTATGTAAATGGAGAGAAAGTACTTTCCTACAGTGCCCCTCAGTATGATACGTCTGATGAGCTTACAGAACATCTAATACCTGAAGAGGGCAGCATGATTATTTCCGGTGGCTACATTGCTCTTCAGGCCGAAAGCCATCCCACCCATTTTCGGAATATTGAGATTTTGCCTTTGGGAGATTGA